One segment of Eschrichtius robustus isolate mEscRob2 chromosome 3, mEscRob2.pri, whole genome shotgun sequence DNA contains the following:
- the MIB2 gene encoding E3 ubiquitin-protein ligase MIB2 isoform X4, producing the protein MEPDPQAGVQVGMRVVRGVDWKWGQQDGGEGGVGTVVELGRHGSPSTPDRTVVVQWDHGTRTNYRAGYQGAHDLLLFDNAQIGVRHPNIICDCCKKHGLRGMRWKCRVCFDYDLCTQCYMQNKHELAHAFERYETAHSRPVTLSPRQGLPRIPLRGIFQGAKVVRGPDWEWGSQDGGEGKPGRVADIRGWDVETGRSVASVTWADGTTNVYRVGHKGKVDLKCVGEAAGGFYYREHLPRLGKPAELQRRVSADGQPFQHGDKVKCLLDADILRDMQEGHGGWNPRMAKMGTVHRITDRGDVRVQFSHKTRWTFHPGALTKHNSCSVGEVVRVIDDLDTVKRLQAGHGEWTDDMAPALGHIGRVLKVFGDGNLGVLVNGKLWTFSPSCLVAYRPEEDANLDVAERARENKSSLSVVLDKLRAQKSDLEHPGRLVVEVALGNVARALDLLRRHPEQVDTKNHGRTALQVAAYLGQVELVRLLLQARAGADLPDDEGSTALHYAALGNQPEAARVLLSSGCGANTLNGTRSSALHVAVQRGFLEVVRVLCERGCDVNLPDAHADTPLHCAISAGTGASGIVEVLTEVPGIDVTATNSQGFTLLHHASLKGHTLAVRRILARARQLVDAKKEDGFTALHLAALNDHREVAQVLIREGHCDVNVRNRKLQSPLHLAVQQAHVGLVPLLVDAGCSVNAEDEEGDTALHVALQRHQLLPLATDGAGGDPGALQLLSRLQASGLPGSAELTAGAAVACFLALEGADLSYANHRGRSPLDLAAEGRLLKALQGCAQRFRERQAGGGGGAAQGPRLALSAPNTVTNLHVAAPSGPEAAECLVCSELALLVLFSPCQHRTVCEECARRMKKCIRCQAVIGKKLRPDGTEVVSAASAPGPPRQLVEELQSRYRQMEERITCPICIDSHIRLVFQCGHGACAPCGAALSACPICRQPIRDRIQIFV; encoded by the exons ATGGAGCCAGACCCCCAGGCGGGCGTGCAGGTGGGCATGCGCGTGGTGCGCGGCGTGGACTGGAAATGGGGCCAGCAGGACGGCGGCGAGGGCGGCGTGGGCACGGTGGTGGAGCTCGGCCGCCACGGCAGCCCTTCGACCCCCGACCGCACGGTGGTCGTGCAGTGGGACCACGGCACCCGCACCAACTACCGCGCGGGCTACCAGGGCGCGCATGACCTGCTGCTCTTCGACAACGCCCAGATCG GCGTTCGCCACCCCAACATTATCTGCGACTGCTGCAAGAAGCACGGGCTGCGGGGCATGCGCTGGAAGTGCCGCGTCTGCTTCGACTACGATCTCTGCACGCAGTGCTACATGCAGAACAAGCACGAGCTGGCCCACGCCTTCGAGCGCTACGAGACGGCCCACTCGCGCCC GGTCACGCTGAGTCCCCGCCAGGGCCTCCCAAGGATCCCGTTAAGGGGCATCTTCCAGGGAGCGAAGGTGGTTCGGGGCCCCGACTGGGAGTGGGGTTCGCAGGATG gaggggaagggaagccCGGCCGAGTGGCGGACATCCGTGGCTGGGATGTGGAGACGGGCCGGAGCGTGGCCAGCGTGACCTGGGCCGACGGCACTACCAACGTGTACCGCGTGGGCCACAAGGGCAAGGTGGACCTCAAGTGTGTGGGCGAGGCAGCCGGTGGCTTCTACTACAGGGAGCATCTGCCGAGGCTCG GCAAGCCCGCAGAGCTGCAGCGCAGGGTGAGTGCTGATGGCCAGCCCTTCCAGCACGGGGACAAGGTCAAGTGTCTGCTGGATGCGGACATCCTGAGGGACATGCAGGAAGGCCACGGCGGATGGAACCCCCGGATGGCCAAG ATGGGCACCGTACACCGCATCACGGACCGTGGGGACGTGCGTGTGCAGTTCAGCCACAAGACCCGCTGGACCTTCCACCCTGGGGCTCTCACCAAG CACAACTCCTGCTCGGTGGGTGAAGTTGTGCGGGTCATTGACGACCTTGACACGGTGAAGCGGCTGCAGGCTGGGCATGGCGAGTGGACAGATGACATGGCCCCC gcTCTGGGCCACATCGGGAGAGTACTGAAGGTTTTCGGAGATGGGAACCTGGGTGTGCTGGTCAACGGTAAGCTGTGGACCTTCAGCCCCTCCTGCCTGGTGGCCTACCGGCCTGAGGAGGACGCCAACCTGGACGTGGCCGAGCGCGCCCGGGAGAACAAAA gcTCCCTGAGTGTCGTCCTGGACAAGCTTCGAGCCCAGAAGAGTGACCTGGAGCATCCGGGGAGGCTGGTGGTGGAGGTGGCCCTGGGCAACGTGGCCCGGGCTCTGGACCTGCTGCGGCGGCACCCGGAGCAG GTGGACACCAAGAACCATGGCAGGACCGCCCTGCAGGTGGCTGCCTACCTAGGCCAGGTGGAGCTGGTGcggctgctgctgcaggctcgggCGGGCGCGGACCTGCCAGACGACGAGGGCAGCACGGCGCTGCACTACGCGGCGCTGGG GAACCAGCCCGAGGCCGCCCGGGTGCTCCTGAGCTCGGGTTGCGGGGCCAACACTCTTAACGGCACCCGGAGCTCGGCTCTGCACGTGGCCGTGCAGaggggcttcctggaggtggtgaGGGTCCTCTGTGAGCGCGGCTGTGACGTCAACCTGCCC GACGCCCATGCTGACACGCCCCTGCACTGTGCCATCTCGGCGGGCACTGGCGCCAGCGGCATCGTGGAGGTCCTCACTGAGGTGCCGGGCATCGACGTCACTGCCACCAACAGCCAAGGCTTCACCCTGCTGCACCATGCATCCCTCAAAGGCCACACGCT AGCCGTCAGAAGGATTCTGGCGCGGGCCCGGCAGCTGGTGGACGCCAAGAAGGAGGATGGGTTCACAGCGCTGCACCTGGCCGCCCTGAACGACCACAGGGAGGTGGCCCAGGTTCTCATCCGAGAG ggccATTGTGATGTGAATGTTCGCAACCGTAAGCTCCAGTCTCCGCTGCACCTGGCTGTGCAGCAGGCCCATGTGGGGCTGGTGCCGCTGCTGGTGGACGCTGGCTGCAGCGTCAACGCCGAGGACGAAGAGGGGGACACAGCTCTGCATGTGGCACTGCAGCGTCACCAGCTGCTGCCCCTGGCGACTGATGGGGCCGGGGGGGACCCAGGGGCCTTGCAGCTGCTGTCAAGG CTACAGGCCTCGGGCCTTCCGGGCAGCGCGGAGCTGACGGCTGGCGCGGCGGTCGCCTGCTTCTTGGCGCTGGAGGGCGCCGACCTGAGCTACGCCAACCACCGCGGCCGGAGCCCGCTGGACCTGGCAGCTGAGGGCCGCCTGCTCAAAGCCCTGCAGGGCTGTGCCCAGCGCTTCCG GGAGCGGCaggctggcgggggcgggggcgcggcCCAGGGCCCAAGGCTGGCGCTCAGTGCCCCCAACACTGTGACCAACCTGCACGTCGCTGCGCCGTCCGGGCCCGAGGCCGCCGAGTGCCTGGTGTGCTCGGAGCTGGCGCTGTTGGTGCTGTTCTCGCCTTGCCAGCACCGCACGGTGTGTGAGG AGTGCGCCCGCAGGATGAAGAAGTGCATCAGGTGCCAGGCGGTCATCGGCAAGAAGCTGCGCCCAG ACGGCACGGAGGTGGTCagcgccgcctccgcccccggcCCACCGCGGCAGCTGGTGGAGGAGCTGCAGAGCCGCTACCGGCAGATGGAGGAGCGCATCACCTGCCCCATCTGCATCGACAGCCACATCCGCCTCGTGTTCCAGTGCGGTCACGGCGCCTGCGCGCCCTGCGGCGCTGCGCTCAGCGCCTGCCCCATCTGCCGCCAGCCCATCCGCGACCGCATCCAGATCTTCGTGTAG
- the MIB2 gene encoding E3 ubiquitin-protein ligase MIB2 isoform X2 — protein sequence MEPDPQAGVQVGMRVVRGVDWKWGQQDGGEGGVGTVVELGRHGSPSTPDRTVVVQWDHGTRTNYRAGYQGAHDLLLFDNAQIGVRHPNIICDCCKKHGLRGMRWKCRVCFDYDLCTQCYMQNKHELAHAFERYETAHSRPVTLSPRQGLPRIPLRGIFQGAKVVRGPDWEWGSQDGGEGKPGRVADIRGWDVETGRSVASVTWADGTTNVYRVGHKGKVDLKCVGEAAGGFYYREHLPRLGKPAELQRRVSADGQPFQHGDKVKCLLDADILRDMQEGHGGWNPRMAKMGTVHRITDRGDVRVQFSHKTRWTFHPGALTKHNSCSVGEVVRVIDDLDTVKRLQAGHGEWTDDMAPALGHIGRVLKVFGDGNLGVLVNGKLWTFSPSCLVAYRPEEDANLDVAERARENKSSLSVVLDKLRAQKSDLEHPGRLVVEVALGNVARALDLLRRHPEQVDTKNHGRTALQVAAYLGQVELVRLLLQARAGADLPDDEGSTALHYAALGNQPEAARVLLSSGCGANTLNGTRSSALHVAVQRGFLEVVRVLCERGCDVNLPDAHADTPLHCAISAGTGASGIVEVLTEVPGIDVTATNSQGFTLLHHASLKGHTLAVRRILARARQLVDAKKEDGFTALHLAALNDHREVAQVLIREGHCDVNVRNRKLQSPLHLAVQQAHVGLVPLLVDAGCSVNAEDEEGDTALHVALQRHQLLPLATDGAGGDPGALQLLSRLQASGLPGSAELTAGAAVACFLALEGADLSYANHRGRSPLDLAAEGRLLKALQGCAQRFRERQAGGGGGAAQGPRLALSAPNTVTNLHVAAPSGPEAAECLVCSELALLVLFSPCQHRTVCEAVRSPAECARRMKKCIRCQAVIGKKLRPDGTEVVSAASAPGPPRQLVEELQSRYRQMEERITCPICIDSHIRLVFQCGHGACAPCGAALSACPICRQPIRDRIQIFV from the exons ATGGAGCCAGACCCCCAGGCGGGCGTGCAGGTGGGCATGCGCGTGGTGCGCGGCGTGGACTGGAAATGGGGCCAGCAGGACGGCGGCGAGGGCGGCGTGGGCACGGTGGTGGAGCTCGGCCGCCACGGCAGCCCTTCGACCCCCGACCGCACGGTGGTCGTGCAGTGGGACCACGGCACCCGCACCAACTACCGCGCGGGCTACCAGGGCGCGCATGACCTGCTGCTCTTCGACAACGCCCAGATCG GCGTTCGCCACCCCAACATTATCTGCGACTGCTGCAAGAAGCACGGGCTGCGGGGCATGCGCTGGAAGTGCCGCGTCTGCTTCGACTACGATCTCTGCACGCAGTGCTACATGCAGAACAAGCACGAGCTGGCCCACGCCTTCGAGCGCTACGAGACGGCCCACTCGCGCCC GGTCACGCTGAGTCCCCGCCAGGGCCTCCCAAGGATCCCGTTAAGGGGCATCTTCCAGGGAGCGAAGGTGGTTCGGGGCCCCGACTGGGAGTGGGGTTCGCAGGATG gaggggaagggaagccCGGCCGAGTGGCGGACATCCGTGGCTGGGATGTGGAGACGGGCCGGAGCGTGGCCAGCGTGACCTGGGCCGACGGCACTACCAACGTGTACCGCGTGGGCCACAAGGGCAAGGTGGACCTCAAGTGTGTGGGCGAGGCAGCCGGTGGCTTCTACTACAGGGAGCATCTGCCGAGGCTCG GCAAGCCCGCAGAGCTGCAGCGCAGGGTGAGTGCTGATGGCCAGCCCTTCCAGCACGGGGACAAGGTCAAGTGTCTGCTGGATGCGGACATCCTGAGGGACATGCAGGAAGGCCACGGCGGATGGAACCCCCGGATGGCCAAG ATGGGCACCGTACACCGCATCACGGACCGTGGGGACGTGCGTGTGCAGTTCAGCCACAAGACCCGCTGGACCTTCCACCCTGGGGCTCTCACCAAG CACAACTCCTGCTCGGTGGGTGAAGTTGTGCGGGTCATTGACGACCTTGACACGGTGAAGCGGCTGCAGGCTGGGCATGGCGAGTGGACAGATGACATGGCCCCC gcTCTGGGCCACATCGGGAGAGTACTGAAGGTTTTCGGAGATGGGAACCTGGGTGTGCTGGTCAACGGTAAGCTGTGGACCTTCAGCCCCTCCTGCCTGGTGGCCTACCGGCCTGAGGAGGACGCCAACCTGGACGTGGCCGAGCGCGCCCGGGAGAACAAAA gcTCCCTGAGTGTCGTCCTGGACAAGCTTCGAGCCCAGAAGAGTGACCTGGAGCATCCGGGGAGGCTGGTGGTGGAGGTGGCCCTGGGCAACGTGGCCCGGGCTCTGGACCTGCTGCGGCGGCACCCGGAGCAG GTGGACACCAAGAACCATGGCAGGACCGCCCTGCAGGTGGCTGCCTACCTAGGCCAGGTGGAGCTGGTGcggctgctgctgcaggctcgggCGGGCGCGGACCTGCCAGACGACGAGGGCAGCACGGCGCTGCACTACGCGGCGCTGGG GAACCAGCCCGAGGCCGCCCGGGTGCTCCTGAGCTCGGGTTGCGGGGCCAACACTCTTAACGGCACCCGGAGCTCGGCTCTGCACGTGGCCGTGCAGaggggcttcctggaggtggtgaGGGTCCTCTGTGAGCGCGGCTGTGACGTCAACCTGCCC GACGCCCATGCTGACACGCCCCTGCACTGTGCCATCTCGGCGGGCACTGGCGCCAGCGGCATCGTGGAGGTCCTCACTGAGGTGCCGGGCATCGACGTCACTGCCACCAACAGCCAAGGCTTCACCCTGCTGCACCATGCATCCCTCAAAGGCCACACGCT AGCCGTCAGAAGGATTCTGGCGCGGGCCCGGCAGCTGGTGGACGCCAAGAAGGAGGATGGGTTCACAGCGCTGCACCTGGCCGCCCTGAACGACCACAGGGAGGTGGCCCAGGTTCTCATCCGAGAG ggccATTGTGATGTGAATGTTCGCAACCGTAAGCTCCAGTCTCCGCTGCACCTGGCTGTGCAGCAGGCCCATGTGGGGCTGGTGCCGCTGCTGGTGGACGCTGGCTGCAGCGTCAACGCCGAGGACGAAGAGGGGGACACAGCTCTGCATGTGGCACTGCAGCGTCACCAGCTGCTGCCCCTGGCGACTGATGGGGCCGGGGGGGACCCAGGGGCCTTGCAGCTGCTGTCAAGG CTACAGGCCTCGGGCCTTCCGGGCAGCGCGGAGCTGACGGCTGGCGCGGCGGTCGCCTGCTTCTTGGCGCTGGAGGGCGCCGACCTGAGCTACGCCAACCACCGCGGCCGGAGCCCGCTGGACCTGGCAGCTGAGGGCCGCCTGCTCAAAGCCCTGCAGGGCTGTGCCCAGCGCTTCCG GGAGCGGCaggctggcgggggcgggggcgcggcCCAGGGCCCAAGGCTGGCGCTCAGTGCCCCCAACACTGTGACCAACCTGCACGTCGCTGCGCCGTCCGGGCCCGAGGCCGCCGAGTGCCTGGTGTGCTCGGAGCTGGCGCTGTTGGTGCTGTTCTCGCCTTGCCAGCACCGCACGGTGTGTGAGG CCGTGCGATCCCCCGCAGAGTGCGCCCGCAGGATGAAGAAGTGCATCAGGTGCCAGGCGGTCATCGGCAAGAAGCTGCGCCCAG ACGGCACGGAGGTGGTCagcgccgcctccgcccccggcCCACCGCGGCAGCTGGTGGAGGAGCTGCAGAGCCGCTACCGGCAGATGGAGGAGCGCATCACCTGCCCCATCTGCATCGACAGCCACATCCGCCTCGTGTTCCAGTGCGGTCACGGCGCCTGCGCGCCCTGCGGCGCTGCGCTCAGCGCCTGCCCCATCTGCCGCCAGCCCATCCGCGACCGCATCCAGATCTTCGTGTAG
- the MIB2 gene encoding E3 ubiquitin-protein ligase MIB2 isoform X5: MEPDPQAGVQVGMRVVRGVDWKWGQQDGGEGGVGTVVELGRHGSPSTPDRTVVVQWDHGTRTNYRAGYQGAHDLLLFDNAQIGVRHPNIICDCCKKHGLRGMRWKCRVCFDYDLCTQCYMQNKHELAHAFERYETAHSRPVTLSPRQGLPRIPLRGIFQGAKVVRGPDWEWGSQDGGEGKPGRVADIRGWDVETGRSVASVTWADGTTNVYRVGHKGKVDLKCVGEAAGGFYYREHLPRLGKPAELQRRVSADGQPFQHGDKVKCLLDADILRDMQEGHGGWNPRMAKHNSCSVGEVVRVIDDLDTVKRLQAGHGEWTDDMAPALGHIGRVLKVFGDGNLGVLVNGKLWTFSPSCLVAYRPEEDANLDVAERARENKSEGVQRGRLGGGGGGAAPGHHRTSALPSPGSLSVVLDKLRAQKSDLEHPGRLVVEVALGNVARALDLLRRHPEQVDTKNHGRTALQVAAYLGQVELVRLLLQARAGADLPDDEGSTALHYAALGNQPEAARVLLSSGCGANTLNGTRSSALHVAVQRGFLEVVRVLCERGCDVNLPDAHADTPLHCAISAGTGASGIVEVLTEVPGIDVTATNSQGFTLLHHASLKGHTLAVRRILARARQLVDAKKEDGFTALHLAALNDHREVAQVLIREGHCDVNVRNRKLQSPLHLAVQQAHVGLVPLLVDAGCSVNAEDEEGDTALHVALQRHQLLPLATDGAGGDPGALQLLSRLQASGLPGSAELTAGAAVACFLALEGADLSYANHRGRSPLDLAAEGRLLKALQGCAQRFRERQAGGGGGAAQGPRLALSAPNTVTNLHVAAPSGPEAAECLVCSELALLVLFSPCQHRTVCEECARRMKKCIRCQAVIGKKLRPDGTEVVSAASAPGPPRQLVEELQSRYRQMEERITCPICIDSHIRLVFQCGHGACAPCGAALSACPICRQPIRDRIQIFV; encoded by the exons ATGGAGCCAGACCCCCAGGCGGGCGTGCAGGTGGGCATGCGCGTGGTGCGCGGCGTGGACTGGAAATGGGGCCAGCAGGACGGCGGCGAGGGCGGCGTGGGCACGGTGGTGGAGCTCGGCCGCCACGGCAGCCCTTCGACCCCCGACCGCACGGTGGTCGTGCAGTGGGACCACGGCACCCGCACCAACTACCGCGCGGGCTACCAGGGCGCGCATGACCTGCTGCTCTTCGACAACGCCCAGATCG GCGTTCGCCACCCCAACATTATCTGCGACTGCTGCAAGAAGCACGGGCTGCGGGGCATGCGCTGGAAGTGCCGCGTCTGCTTCGACTACGATCTCTGCACGCAGTGCTACATGCAGAACAAGCACGAGCTGGCCCACGCCTTCGAGCGCTACGAGACGGCCCACTCGCGCCC GGTCACGCTGAGTCCCCGCCAGGGCCTCCCAAGGATCCCGTTAAGGGGCATCTTCCAGGGAGCGAAGGTGGTTCGGGGCCCCGACTGGGAGTGGGGTTCGCAGGATG gaggggaagggaagccCGGCCGAGTGGCGGACATCCGTGGCTGGGATGTGGAGACGGGCCGGAGCGTGGCCAGCGTGACCTGGGCCGACGGCACTACCAACGTGTACCGCGTGGGCCACAAGGGCAAGGTGGACCTCAAGTGTGTGGGCGAGGCAGCCGGTGGCTTCTACTACAGGGAGCATCTGCCGAGGCTCG GCAAGCCCGCAGAGCTGCAGCGCAGGGTGAGTGCTGATGGCCAGCCCTTCCAGCACGGGGACAAGGTCAAGTGTCTGCTGGATGCGGACATCCTGAGGGACATGCAGGAAGGCCACGGCGGATGGAACCCCCGGATGGCCAAG CACAACTCCTGCTCGGTGGGTGAAGTTGTGCGGGTCATTGACGACCTTGACACGGTGAAGCGGCTGCAGGCTGGGCATGGCGAGTGGACAGATGACATGGCCCCC gcTCTGGGCCACATCGGGAGAGTACTGAAGGTTTTCGGAGATGGGAACCTGGGTGTGCTGGTCAACGGTAAGCTGTGGACCTTCAGCCCCTCCTGCCTGGTGGCCTACCGGCCTGAGGAGGACGCCAACCTGGACGTGGCCGAGCGCGCCCGGGAGAACAAAAGTGAGGGCGTCCAGCGCGGgcggctgggggggggggggggcggggccgcCCCTGGCCACCACCGAAcctcagccctgccctccccaggcTCCCTGAGTGTCGTCCTGGACAAGCTTCGAGCCCAGAAGAGTGACCTGGAGCATCCGGGGAGGCTGGTGGTGGAGGTGGCCCTGGGCAACGTGGCCCGGGCTCTGGACCTGCTGCGGCGGCACCCGGAGCAG GTGGACACCAAGAACCATGGCAGGACCGCCCTGCAGGTGGCTGCCTACCTAGGCCAGGTGGAGCTGGTGcggctgctgctgcaggctcgggCGGGCGCGGACCTGCCAGACGACGAGGGCAGCACGGCGCTGCACTACGCGGCGCTGGG GAACCAGCCCGAGGCCGCCCGGGTGCTCCTGAGCTCGGGTTGCGGGGCCAACACTCTTAACGGCACCCGGAGCTCGGCTCTGCACGTGGCCGTGCAGaggggcttcctggaggtggtgaGGGTCCTCTGTGAGCGCGGCTGTGACGTCAACCTGCCC GACGCCCATGCTGACACGCCCCTGCACTGTGCCATCTCGGCGGGCACTGGCGCCAGCGGCATCGTGGAGGTCCTCACTGAGGTGCCGGGCATCGACGTCACTGCCACCAACAGCCAAGGCTTCACCCTGCTGCACCATGCATCCCTCAAAGGCCACACGCT AGCCGTCAGAAGGATTCTGGCGCGGGCCCGGCAGCTGGTGGACGCCAAGAAGGAGGATGGGTTCACAGCGCTGCACCTGGCCGCCCTGAACGACCACAGGGAGGTGGCCCAGGTTCTCATCCGAGAG ggccATTGTGATGTGAATGTTCGCAACCGTAAGCTCCAGTCTCCGCTGCACCTGGCTGTGCAGCAGGCCCATGTGGGGCTGGTGCCGCTGCTGGTGGACGCTGGCTGCAGCGTCAACGCCGAGGACGAAGAGGGGGACACAGCTCTGCATGTGGCACTGCAGCGTCACCAGCTGCTGCCCCTGGCGACTGATGGGGCCGGGGGGGACCCAGGGGCCTTGCAGCTGCTGTCAAGG CTACAGGCCTCGGGCCTTCCGGGCAGCGCGGAGCTGACGGCTGGCGCGGCGGTCGCCTGCTTCTTGGCGCTGGAGGGCGCCGACCTGAGCTACGCCAACCACCGCGGCCGGAGCCCGCTGGACCTGGCAGCTGAGGGCCGCCTGCTCAAAGCCCTGCAGGGCTGTGCCCAGCGCTTCCG GGAGCGGCaggctggcgggggcgggggcgcggcCCAGGGCCCAAGGCTGGCGCTCAGTGCCCCCAACACTGTGACCAACCTGCACGTCGCTGCGCCGTCCGGGCCCGAGGCCGCCGAGTGCCTGGTGTGCTCGGAGCTGGCGCTGTTGGTGCTGTTCTCGCCTTGCCAGCACCGCACGGTGTGTGAGG AGTGCGCCCGCAGGATGAAGAAGTGCATCAGGTGCCAGGCGGTCATCGGCAAGAAGCTGCGCCCAG ACGGCACGGAGGTGGTCagcgccgcctccgcccccggcCCACCGCGGCAGCTGGTGGAGGAGCTGCAGAGCCGCTACCGGCAGATGGAGGAGCGCATCACCTGCCCCATCTGCATCGACAGCCACATCCGCCTCGTGTTCCAGTGCGGTCACGGCGCCTGCGCGCCCTGCGGCGCTGCGCTCAGCGCCTGCCCCATCTGCCGCCAGCCCATCCGCGACCGCATCCAGATCTTCGTGTAG